A part of Deltaproteobacteria bacterium genomic DNA contains:
- a CDS encoding AAA family ATPase, producing MPQEKRLGVEDLAWRCSPERFSFATTNELPSLQEIIGQDRALSSIQFGLGITNHNYNIFVLGDTGVGKSTSIKGIIEAKAKGEPVPEDWCYVFNFEDVDTPTAISLPPGRGAEFAADMDELVEMLLRDIPKVFESKDYEKHRDEIIEGQQERTRALFFRLEQRAMERGLVLKKTVSGLAVVPAKNGKPMSQEEFESLPPERRAMIEQDLAVMQDKLSDAIREARNIEKETKERINALDREVVQYVVNPAINELLDKFKEFKGVVDYLYKVKENILNNIDDFRPKEEVPLAIGGLRLQKPEPSFERYKVNLFVGNRESEGAPVIYESNPTYTNLFGRIEYKVQLGGATTDFTMVKPGSVHKANGGYLIVNALDILRNIFVYDSLKRMIKNREARIEDPWEQYRIVSATTLKPAPIPVNIKLVIIGEPFIYYLLYNLDTEYRKLFKVKADFDTVMPRTDANIEKYAYFIATRCREEGLLPFDRTGVGKVVEFGARLAGDREKLSARFNEVTNVIVEASYWAGIEGARTVSASHVEKADAERIYRNSKISDKLRDYIKEDTIMVATVGKVVGQVNGLAILDPGDYAFGKPSRVTARVFMGDAGVVNIEREVKMSGRIHNKALMIFTSFLGERFAQKFPLTLSASITFEQLYEDIEGDSATCTEIYALYSSLSGIPLDQGIAVTGSMNQRGEVQPIGGVNEKIEGFFEICKAKGLTGGQGVIIPRRNVKNLMLKREVVEAVRDGKFAIFPIEHVDEGLGILTGMAVGERDEKGGFPEGSVNRLVEARLEALARSFKEFGRPPAKKELPGGEMGEAAKGTDGKGGK from the coding sequence ATGCCACAAGAGAAGCGGTTGGGGGTTGAAGATCTCGCCTGGAGGTGCAGCCCCGAGAGGTTCTCTTTCGCCACTACAAACGAGCTCCCTTCCCTCCAGGAGATAATAGGCCAGGACAGGGCCTTGAGCTCCATCCAGTTCGGCCTCGGCATCACCAACCACAACTATAATATTTTCGTCCTGGGCGACACCGGAGTCGGAAAGTCCACCTCGATAAAAGGCATAATAGAGGCCAAGGCCAAGGGCGAGCCTGTTCCCGAGGACTGGTGCTATGTCTTCAACTTCGAGGACGTGGACACGCCGACAGCCATAAGCCTGCCTCCAGGCAGGGGGGCCGAGTTCGCCGCAGACATGGACGAGCTCGTCGAGATGCTCTTGCGCGACATCCCGAAGGTCTTCGAGTCCAAGGACTATGAGAAGCACAGGGACGAGATAATTGAAGGGCAGCAGGAACGCACCAGGGCGCTCTTTTTCAGGCTGGAGCAGAGGGCCATGGAAAGGGGGCTCGTCCTTAAAAAGACCGTGAGCGGCCTTGCGGTCGTGCCTGCCAAGAACGGCAAGCCCATGAGCCAGGAGGAGTTCGAGTCCCTCCCTCCCGAGCGGAGGGCGATGATCGAGCAGGACCTTGCAGTCATGCAGGACAAGCTCTCCGACGCCATAAGGGAGGCCCGGAACATAGAGAAGGAGACCAAGGAGCGGATAAACGCCCTGGACAGGGAAGTCGTCCAATACGTGGTGAACCCCGCGATAAACGAGCTCCTCGATAAGTTCAAGGAGTTCAAGGGGGTGGTGGATTATCTATATAAGGTGAAGGAGAATATCCTTAACAATATCGACGACTTCAGGCCCAAGGAGGAGGTCCCGCTCGCCATAGGGGGCCTCAGGCTCCAGAAGCCCGAGCCATCGTTCGAGCGCTACAAGGTGAACCTCTTCGTAGGCAACAGGGAGTCCGAGGGCGCGCCTGTCATCTACGAGTCCAACCCCACATACACCAATCTTTTCGGGAGGATCGAGTACAAGGTGCAGCTCGGGGGCGCTACTACCGACTTCACGATGGTAAAGCCCGGGAGCGTGCACAAGGCCAACGGCGGCTATCTTATCGTCAACGCCCTCGACATACTCCGGAACATATTCGTCTACGATTCGCTAAAGAGGATGATAAAGAACAGGGAGGCGCGCATAGAGGACCCGTGGGAACAGTACAGGATCGTATCCGCCACGACTCTCAAGCCAGCGCCCATCCCGGTCAACATAAAGCTCGTCATCATAGGCGAGCCGTTCATCTATTACCTCCTCTATAACCTCGATACCGAATACCGGAAGCTTTTCAAGGTCAAGGCCGACTTCGATACCGTCATGCCGAGGACCGACGCCAATATCGAGAAGTACGCGTACTTCATAGCCACCAGGTGCAGGGAGGAAGGGCTACTCCCCTTTGACAGGACCGGGGTTGGAAAGGTGGTGGAGTTCGGTGCGCGGCTTGCGGGCGACAGGGAGAAGCTCTCGGCCAGGTTCAACGAGGTGACGAACGTCATCGTAGAGGCGAGCTACTGGGCCGGGATCGAGGGGGCCAGGACCGTCTCGGCCTCGCACGTAGAAAAGGCCGACGCGGAAAGGATATACAGGAACTCGAAAATATCGGACAAGCTCCGGGACTATATAAAGGAAGACACCATTATGGTCGCGACCGTCGGGAAGGTGGTCGGCCAGGTGAACGGCCTCGCCATCCTCGACCCGGGCGACTACGCCTTTGGAAAGCCTTCGAGGGTCACGGCCCGGGTCTTCATGGGGGACGCGGGAGTAGTGAATATAGAGCGTGAAGTGAAGATGAGCGGCCGCATTCACAACAAGGCCCTGATGATATTCACGAGCTTTCTGGGCGAGAGGTTCGCGCAGAAGTTCCCGCTTACCCTTTCGGCGTCCATAACCTTCGAGCAGCTTTATGAAGATATAGAGGGCGACAGCGCAACCTGCACGGAGATATACGCGCTATATTCGAGCCTTTCGGGCATTCCGCTCGACCAGGGCATAGCCGTAACCGGCTCCATGAACCAGAGGGGCGAGGTGCAGCCCATAGGCGGCGTGAACGAGAAGATAGAGGGCTTCTTCGAGATATGCAAGGCCAAGGGGCTCACCGGCGGCCAGGGAGTCATCATACCCAGGAGGAACGTAAAGAACCTGATGCTCAAGAGGGAGGTAGTAGAGGCGGTAAGGGACGGGAAGTTCGCCATATTCCCCATAGAGCACGTTGATGAGGGGCTCGGAATATTGACCGGCATGGCGGTCGGCGAAAGGGACGAAAAGGGCGGCTTCCCTGAAGGAAGTGTGAACCGGCTTGTTGAGGCGAGGTTGGAGGCGCTTGCAAGGAGTTTCAAGGAGTTCGGAAGGCCCCCGGCCAAAAAGGAACTGCCCGGCGGCGAAATGGGAGAGGCCGCAAAGGGAACGGACGGGAAGGGCGGAAAATGA
- a CDS encoding cation diffusion facilitator family transporter, producing MDAHKHDPHGHEGVDADSGLKKRLIVSITLTSVIFLAELIGGFLTNSLALMTDAAHVFMDVFALSLSLFAIYIAELPPTEKRTYGFHRVEVFVSFINSFVLVLITGFIFYKGFIRFFNPEPVESAGVLIVGSIGLVVNLVVAKWLHGHAKADLNVRSAFIHVVGDAAASVGVIVSAAVIYYTGWYPIDPLISMAICALIINGAVKIIRESSHILLEGVPRDIDFNRVRDDILSPEGVSGVHSLHIWSICHNVYALSAHIDVVPTQRWRMGEIFSEINERLAHDHHIFYTTLQAECSGCEPNDIFRKIAHRGRGHLH from the coding sequence ATGGACGCACATAAACACGACCCGCACGGGCATGAAGGAGTTGACGCCGACTCGGGCCTCAAGAAGCGCCTAATCGTATCCATAACGCTCACGAGCGTCATCTTCCTTGCCGAGCTCATAGGCGGGTTCCTTACGAATTCGCTTGCCCTCATGACCGATGCGGCGCACGTCTTTATGGACGTTTTCGCCCTCTCCCTTTCCCTTTTCGCCATATACATAGCCGAGCTTCCGCCGACCGAAAAACGGACCTACGGGTTCCACAGGGTCGAGGTCTTCGTATCGTTCATCAACAGCTTCGTCCTCGTCCTCATAACCGGCTTCATTTTCTACAAGGGCTTCATCCGGTTCTTCAACCCCGAGCCCGTCGAGAGCGCGGGGGTGCTAATCGTGGGCTCCATAGGCCTTGTCGTGAACCTTGTCGTCGCGAAATGGCTGCACGGCCACGCAAAGGCCGACCTGAACGTCAGGAGCGCCTTTATACACGTCGTGGGCGACGCGGCTGCCTCGGTGGGAGTCATAGTCTCGGCGGCCGTAATATATTACACGGGATGGTATCCCATCGACCCGCTCATAAGCATGGCCATCTGCGCGCTTATCATAAACGGGGCGGTAAAGATCATAAGGGAATCCTCGCACATACTCCTTGAAGGTGTGCCGAGGGATATAGATTTCAACAGGGTCAGGGACGACATACTCTCGCCCGAGGGCGTATCCGGAGTGCACAGCCTCCACATCTGGTCCATATGCCACAACGTCTACGCCCTGAGCGCGCACATCGACGTAGTCCCGACACAGAGGTGGAGGATGGGGGAGATATTCAGCGAGATTAACGAGAGGCTCGCGCACGACCACCACATATTCTACACCACCCTGCAGGCCGAATGCTCCGGATGCGAGCCCAATGACATATTCCGGAAAATAGCCCATAGGGGGCGCGGACACCTGCATTGA
- a CDS encoding DUF3047 domain-containing protein — MKIGLLKRTHSRALPSARALKASFAALLGASLLFGHALAGGGIEVPIKPSPQGPPEGWQVKEWKGKADFKVVKEDFGPAIHLKSERTSSALYKDVEFELKDYPYLSWKWKVTALPQGADVREKSKDDQAAQVYVIFPKWPAMVNSKVVGYIWDTSAPAGSSVRSTKTGNTRYMVLKSGPDGLGAWHSETRNVYEDYKKLFNEEPPRIGKVSVMIDSDDTRSSAESFIGDIRFSNAPPSGKPNP, encoded by the coding sequence ATGAAAATAGGTTTACTTAAGCGGACCCATTCCAGAGCACTTCCATCGGCACGGGCCCTGAAAGCTTCATTCGCGGCGCTCCTGGGCGCTTCCCTCCTCTTCGGCCACGCTCTTGCCGGAGGCGGCATCGAAGTTCCTATAAAGCCGTCTCCGCAGGGGCCGCCAGAGGGCTGGCAGGTGAAAGAGTGGAAGGGCAAGGCCGATTTCAAAGTCGTCAAGGAGGATTTCGGCCCTGCGATACATCTGAAGAGCGAGAGGACCTCTTCGGCGCTTTACAAGGACGTGGAATTCGAGCTCAAGGACTACCCCTATCTAAGCTGGAAATGGAAGGTTACTGCACTCCCTCAGGGCGCGGACGTCCGGGAAAAATCGAAGGACGACCAGGCAGCCCAGGTCTATGTGATATTCCCGAAGTGGCCTGCCATGGTCAACAGCAAGGTGGTGGGCTATATATGGGACACCTCGGCCCCTGCAGGCAGCTCGGTCAGGAGCACGAAAACAGGGAATACGAGGTATATGGTCCTCAAGAGCGGCCCGGACGGGCTCGGCGCATGGCATAGCGAAACGCGTAACGTCTACGAGGACTATAAGAAGCTTTTCAATGAAGAGCCTCCGCGGATCGGGAAGGTCTCGGTCATGATAGACTCTGATGATACAAGGAGCTCGGCGGAATCCTTTATAGGGGATATCCGCTTCTCAAACGCCCCCCCTTCCGGGAAGCCAAACCCTTAA
- a CDS encoding radical SAM protein: MLVCEIFKSIQGESSYAGLPCVFIRLAGCNLGCRWCDTPYARVPDEATEFLIEEVLREVTRYGDCGLVEITGGEPLLQEETKELARRLLDKGRTVLIETNGSVPVSGLDERVVKIVDVKCPSSGHAGSFLLENLSHITPEDEIKLVIADRGDYDWAKEFIEEVLRGRTEKVLFAPVKPDLSPRDLAAWILRDGLRVRLQLQLHSYIWPEERGR, translated from the coding sequence ATGCTGGTCTGTGAGATATTCAAGAGTATACAGGGGGAGTCGAGCTATGCCGGGCTCCCCTGCGTTTTCATAAGGCTTGCCGGCTGTAACCTCGGGTGCAGATGGTGCGACACCCCTTACGCCAGGGTCCCTGACGAGGCTACGGAGTTCTTAATCGAAGAGGTCCTGAGAGAGGTTACTCGCTACGGGGACTGCGGACTCGTCGAGATAACCGGCGGCGAGCCGCTCCTCCAGGAAGAGACGAAAGAGCTCGCCCGGAGGCTCCTGGATAAGGGCCGAACGGTGCTCATAGAGACCAACGGTTCCGTTCCGGTCTCCGGCCTCGACGAGAGGGTCGTAAAGATAGTCGATGTGAAGTGCCCTTCGAGCGGGCACGCGGGCTCCTTTCTCCTCGAGAACCTCTCCCATATAACTCCTGAGGACGAGATAAAGCTCGTGATCGCGGACAGGGGCGACTACGACTGGGCAAAGGAGTTTATCGAGGAAGTGCTCCGGGGGCGGACCGAGAAGGTGCTCTTTGCGCCGGTAAAGCCCGACTTGAGTCCCAGGGACCTCGCCGCCTGGATACTCAGGGACGGGTTGCGGGTGCGGCTCCAGCTGCAGCTCCATTCCTACATATGGCCGGAAGAGCGGGGCAGGTAA
- a CDS encoding class I SAM-dependent methyltransferase yields the protein MQGFWNRLKARWYRRGLDHTDFPEKALSVILPRADDAKTFLDIGAGCGTLSMPLAKAGKTVTALDSSAAMLEILREDMAREKIKGIRPVHAEWGKAELKRHDAVICANVPALLSYPEENLKEMDRLARKAVFVIENADPMADKFYYRELYPLLFNKPFGERADYFKTYSALHSLGIFANVEIIEYDFDQPFDDIGEAIEFWKEYIGIVTEEHDRKLRDYLEGKLVRKKGVLLAKFHKRSAVMWWRKGKTK from the coding sequence ATGCAGGGTTTCTGGAACAGGCTCAAGGCACGGTGGTACAGGAGGGGGCTCGATCATACCGATTTCCCCGAAAAGGCGCTCTCGGTGATACTCCCGAGGGCCGATGACGCGAAGACGTTCCTCGACATAGGCGCGGGATGCGGGACGCTGTCCATGCCGCTTGCCAAAGCCGGGAAAACAGTGACGGCGCTCGACTCGTCGGCCGCCATGCTTGAGATACTCAGGGAGGACATGGCAAGGGAAAAGATAAAGGGCATACGCCCTGTCCACGCGGAATGGGGGAAAGCGGAGCTAAAGCGCCACGACGCTGTCATTTGCGCGAACGTCCCGGCACTCCTTTCCTATCCCGAGGAGAACCTGAAGGAGATGGACCGCCTCGCGAGGAAGGCGGTTTTCGTTATAGAGAACGCGGACCCCATGGCGGACAAGTTCTACTACAGGGAGTTGTATCCCCTCCTTTTCAACAAGCCATTCGGCGAGAGGGCCGACTACTTCAAAACCTACTCGGCACTCCATTCTCTCGGCATATTCGCCAACGTGGAGATAATCGAATACGATTTCGACCAGCCTTTTGATGATATCGGCGAGGCAATCGAGTTCTGGAAGGAGTACATAGGCATCGTGACCGAGGAGCACGACCGTAAGCTCAGGGATTACCTGGAAGGCAAGCTCGTAAGAAAGAAGGGCGTGCTACTTGCGAAGTTCCACAAGAGGTCGGCTGTCATGTGGTGGAGGAAGGGAAAGACAAAATAG
- a CDS encoding AsmA-like C-terminal domain-containing protein — protein MEDQTRKKRRILPWLVIGSSVLTLSVLVFLLFMPLDLTRFTPRIESIIESRVDGEVQLGRIVLKVLPSPDLEVSGAEVLHEGEMLFTVDRAHARLSLLPLLLGNAVFQKLELANPDLVLKRYDDGTLNVSRFLGIERQPEEDREREMSVKTLDLRNGRVVFIDELPDKAARFEVSGINAMAERTGDVYTFGADGTLLPSTPLALSGKMDEKGAVNGQGSVEGLALSAFNPYIRERVPGASVEGRVDLDLSYVINDEDMLRADISYRGLEAALPSLFKDPLVSPSGSGTMRLTRSEEAEESGLAFEEIDIELAGFRVKGRFEVSGPGGERTFSLEAFTSPVPIEKLLEFLPVRAMPASAAERIATVKPLGGTVTLDELKMEGRLDWLGLKPILEGKVSASASASIDDAAFKYKGLEKPFQGISGKVSFKDAVLTVSGFSGQYGKEMIRRLSGTARELSGNAPFDASFEASMDIEETAGLIQSFAREEIKKRLSKAEAEGSMLLNASLSGALRKRIPLEYSGDAVIRDGALSYEGIPAKISSLDANASFDKDTLRVHESKAVVEGSNISLSGVVEGYRRPGPRFSLAASGGLDAETLKAFLKKRGNDIMVAGAVPFSLTAEGSPEDWSARAEVDATGSRVSFGRLVEKAEGFPLRAVAVGGRRGGETIIEEARVNIGGSAVSGSGTFRGAGDYALSVASKELLISDLDEVSPLLKRDFPSSGLVSFSVRTEKASGERPVYEGAVGITEGRFETELFKNPIENVEARAEFEGNSASLVIGNIATGSTRMNGRIDLVDITEKIVGFSIDFPGFHITDVLPRKREEREDGPEGFRERLRREVVKLSGAGSISAAEGTLWGHRFESFSANVELGRKIAIFNPASINMHEGTISGSAIYFIDKDEPLVFTADLNLANIQTRSMIEAFGVKRRVLSGGLGGSILLSGTRGAEPFRQGLNGYAALSMENGRLWRFGFISDIFAIVNILTIDELLRGSGLPHRGIEGHFMLTDGVISTDDLFLDSNVMRMSAVGEINTPALAIDATIALHPFVTLDRLISNIPLAGWVITGDNDSTVSLYFEMEGDLRKPSVTPMPVKSIRRNVFGIIERLLRAPFKLFE, from the coding sequence TTGGAAGACCAGACCCGAAAAAAAAGGCGCATACTCCCCTGGCTCGTAATCGGCTCATCCGTACTGACGCTTTCGGTACTGGTCTTTCTCCTTTTCATGCCGCTCGACCTTACCAGGTTCACGCCCAGGATAGAGTCCATAATAGAGTCGCGCGTTGACGGAGAGGTGCAACTCGGGAGGATCGTCCTCAAGGTGCTCCCGAGCCCCGATCTCGAGGTCTCCGGGGCAGAGGTGCTTCACGAGGGCGAAATGCTTTTTACCGTGGACCGCGCCCATGCGAGACTCTCTCTCCTGCCGCTCCTTCTGGGGAATGCCGTTTTCCAGAAGCTTGAGCTTGCAAACCCGGACCTTGTGCTTAAGAGGTACGATGACGGGACCCTGAATGTATCGAGGTTTTTAGGGATCGAAAGGCAGCCCGAGGAAGACCGCGAACGGGAGATGTCCGTAAAGACACTGGACTTGAGGAACGGGCGGGTGGTTTTTATCGACGAGCTTCCGGACAAGGCGGCTAGGTTCGAGGTCTCGGGGATAAACGCGATGGCGGAAAGGACCGGGGACGTATATACCTTCGGCGCAGACGGGACTCTCCTGCCATCCACGCCGCTCGCCCTCTCGGGAAAAATGGACGAGAAAGGGGCCGTAAACGGGCAAGGGTCGGTCGAGGGGCTTGCGCTCTCGGCCTTCAACCCCTACATACGGGAGAGGGTCCCGGGCGCTTCGGTCGAAGGCAGGGTGGATCTCGACCTCTCCTATGTCATAAACGACGAGGACATGCTGAGAGCGGACATCTCGTACAGGGGGCTCGAAGCCGCGCTCCCTTCCCTTTTCAAGGATCCGCTCGTATCGCCCTCCGGCTCGGGGACCATGAGGCTAACCCGGAGCGAGGAGGCGGAAGAGAGCGGCCTCGCCTTTGAGGAGATAGATATAGAGCTGGCCGGGTTCAGGGTGAAAGGCCGGTTCGAGGTAAGCGGCCCGGGCGGCGAAAGGACCTTCTCACTCGAGGCCTTTACAAGCCCGGTCCCGATCGAAAAGCTCCTCGAATTCCTGCCTGTAAGGGCCATGCCCGCGAGTGCCGCCGAAAGGATCGCTACGGTAAAACCGCTCGGCGGGACAGTGACGCTTGACGAACTCAAGATGGAAGGCCGCCTGGATTGGCTTGGATTAAAGCCCATCCTTGAGGGAAAGGTAAGCGCGTCCGCTTCCGCGTCCATCGACGACGCCGCATTCAAGTACAAGGGGCTCGAAAAACCCTTTCAGGGCATCTCCGGGAAGGTCTCCTTCAAGGACGCGGTCCTGACCGTCTCCGGCTTTTCCGGGCAATACGGCAAAGAAATGATAAGACGCCTAAGCGGCACGGCAAGGGAACTTTCAGGCAATGCCCCGTTCGACGCCTCGTTCGAGGCCTCAATGGACATAGAAGAGACCGCTGGCCTCATACAGAGCTTCGCCAGGGAGGAGATCAAAAAAAGGCTCTCAAAAGCTGAAGCTGAAGGGAGCATGCTTTTAAACGCCAGCCTTTCAGGGGCGCTACGGAAAAGGATTCCGCTTGAATACTCCGGGGACGCCGTAATAAGAGACGGCGCACTCTCCTACGAGGGCATCCCGGCAAAAATAAGCTCCCTTGACGCAAACGCCTCGTTCGACAAAGACACGCTCCGCGTCCATGAATCGAAAGCGGTCGTCGAGGGCTCGAATATCTCCCTTTCAGGCGTGGTCGAAGGCTACAGGAGGCCAGGCCCCCGCTTTAGCCTTGCCGCAAGCGGGGGCCTTGATGCCGAGACGCTCAAGGCGTTTCTGAAAAAAAGGGGAAACGACATCATGGTCGCCGGGGCCGTGCCATTCTCCCTGACGGCTGAGGGCAGCCCCGAGGACTGGAGCGCAAGGGCTGAGGTCGACGCAACAGGCTCCCGGGTATCCTTCGGAAGGTTAGTCGAGAAGGCCGAAGGTTTCCCGCTCCGTGCTGTCGCCGTGGGAGGGCGAAGGGGCGGGGAGACGATTATCGAAGAAGCCCGCGTGAATATAGGAGGGTCGGCTGTAAGCGGAAGCGGCACGTTCAGGGGCGCGGGCGACTACGCCCTCTCCGTCGCGTCAAAGGAGCTTCTCATATCCGACCTTGACGAGGTATCCCCGCTCTTGAAGAGGGACTTCCCCTCCTCAGGCCTCGTCTCTTTTTCCGTAAGGACTGAAAAAGCTTCTGGAGAAAGGCCCGTATATGAAGGTGCGGTCGGCATAACGGAGGGGCGGTTCGAGACCGAGCTGTTTAAAAATCCGATAGAGAACGTGGAGGCAAGAGCCGAGTTTGAGGGGAACAGCGCCTCGCTCGTAATCGGGAACATCGCCACGGGCTCAACGCGGATGAACGGAAGGATAGACCTCGTCGATATCACGGAAAAAATCGTGGGCTTCTCAATCGACTTCCCCGGTTTCCATATCACTGACGTCCTCCCGAGGAAGAGAGAGGAAAGGGAGGACGGCCCGGAGGGGTTCCGGGAAAGGCTCCGGAGGGAAGTGGTGAAATTGAGCGGCGCTGGCTCGATAAGCGCGGCGGAAGGGACCCTCTGGGGCCACCGGTTCGAGTCCTTTTCGGCAAACGTCGAGCTCGGGAGGAAGATCGCCATTTTCAACCCGGCATCCATCAACATGCACGAGGGCACGATTTCAGGGAGCGCGATATACTTCATCGACAAGGACGAGCCCCTCGTCTTCACAGCTGACCTCAACCTCGCCAATATCCAGACGAGAAGCATGATCGAGGCCTTCGGCGTGAAAAGGAGGGTACTCTCCGGCGGCCTCGGCGGGAGCATACTCCTTTCGGGCACGAGGGGGGCCGAGCCCTTCCGGCAGGGCCTTAACGGCTACGCGGCGCTCTCCATGGAAAACGGCAGGCTCTGGCGTTTCGGCTTCATATCCGACATCTTCGCCATAGTGAACATACTCACGATAGACGAGTTGCTGCGCGGCTCGGGCCTGCCGCACAGGGGCATAGAGGGGCACTTCATGCTGACCGACGGCGTTATCTCGACAGACGACCTCTTCCTCGACAGCAACGTCATGCGCATGTCCGCCGTAGGCGAGATAAACACCCCGGCGCTGGCCATAGACGCGACAATCGCGCTTCATCCGTTCGTCACGCTCGACAGGCTCATATCCAACATACCGCTTGCGGGCTGGGTGATAACAGGGGACAATGACAGCACCGTGAGCCTCTATTTCGAGATGGAAGGCGACTTGAGGAAGCCGTCGGTCACGCCGATGCCCGTAAAATCCATAAGGCGGAACGTTTTCGGCATCATCGAGAGGCTCCTGAGGGCCCCGTTCAAGTTATTCGAATGA
- a CDS encoding DUF362 domain-containing protein translates to MADVSITRCASYERAAVMKAVAEAVGLIGGIERFVKRSERILVKPNLLAAKPRDAAVTTHPEVVRAMLALIKEAGAMPVIGDSPGFGSARAVAKKCGVLDIAEGMGVEIIELATLVVAENPNGHTFRRLEVAKEAIECDGIVNLPKLKTHVQMHLTMAVKNLFGCVPGKLKPQWHLSAGVESRYFADMLLDLSLYLAPRLTVMDGVVAMQGNGPGSGEPRELGLVFAGTDCVKMDSTAASILGASWRDVPILKAASKRGLECRPEKVTVAGEDPARLRIRDFVFPPQSNVNFAANFPGFLDRSLRKALTSRPHVDDKDCTLCGICVGVCPAGVMEKTSRIEIEYDRCIRCYCCQELCPEGAISPRDGWLKRLIPGF, encoded by the coding sequence ATGGCCGACGTATCCATAACCAGATGCGCCTCCTACGAAAGAGCCGCTGTCATGAAGGCGGTCGCCGAGGCCGTCGGTCTCATTGGCGGCATTGAGCGGTTCGTAAAGAGAAGCGAGCGCATACTCGTGAAGCCCAACCTCCTGGCGGCAAAGCCTCGGGATGCCGCTGTCACGACCCACCCCGAGGTCGTAAGGGCAATGCTCGCGCTCATAAAAGAGGCAGGGGCAATGCCGGTAATCGGCGACAGCCCCGGTTTCGGGAGCGCCAGGGCGGTCGCGAAAAAATGCGGCGTTCTCGACATCGCGGAAGGAATGGGGGTGGAAATAATAGAGCTTGCAACTCTAGTCGTCGCCGAGAACCCCAATGGCCACACTTTCAGAAGGCTCGAGGTCGCAAAAGAGGCGATCGAGTGCGACGGCATCGTGAACCTCCCGAAGCTTAAGACCCACGTCCAGATGCACCTTACGATGGCCGTAAAGAACCTCTTCGGGTGCGTGCCAGGCAAACTCAAGCCCCAGTGGCACCTCTCGGCAGGGGTCGAGAGCCGGTACTTCGCCGACATGCTCCTCGACCTTTCCCTTTACCTCGCCCCAAGGCTCACGGTAATGGACGGGGTCGTGGCAATGCAGGGAAACGGCCCCGGTAGCGGAGAGCCCAGGGAGCTCGGCCTCGTATTCGCCGGCACGGACTGCGTAAAGATGGACTCAACCGCGGCCTCGATACTCGGCGCGTCATGGAGGGACGTTCCCATACTCAAGGCCGCGTCGAAACGGGGGCTTGAATGCAGGCCTGAAAAGGTGACGGTTGCGGGCGAGGACCCGGCAAGGCTCCGAATAAGGGACTTCGTCTTCCCCCCGCAGTCGAACGTGAATTTCGCCGCCAATTTCCCCGGCTTTCTTGACAGGTCGTTAAGAAAGGCCCTGACCTCGAGGCCGCATGTGGACGATAAAGACTGCACGCTCTGCGGCATATGCGTGGGCGTATGCCCGGCAGGCGTAATGGAGAAAACGTCCCGGATCGAGATAGAGTATGACCGGTGCATAAGGTGCTACTGCTGCCAGGAGCTATGCCCCGAGGGGGCCATCTCGCCGAGGGACGGCTGGCTCAAAAGGCTTATCCCCGGGTTCTGA
- the ccsA gene encoding cytochrome c biogenesis protein CcsA has protein sequence MKPFIIASVALYILSAATVLIHHASGSKKLGSISRWLLVLGLLVHSGGLIERIISTGHAPMASMYETLVFFSWTTVLVSAIVIFRYDERETEVITLPVAVLALVFALMNEKPGGPLTLVLRTVWFETHVISSFAAYALFTLAFSGAVIYLWKKWKGIQAEDIKKFQEIAAKSILWGFFFFSASMFAGAVWAYLAWGTYWLWEPKVIWSFIVWFYYAGAMHAWYVREWRGVGLSIATVLGFFVVLFTYLGVSLLMKSSHSF, from the coding sequence ATGAAGCCTTTTATAATAGCCTCGGTCGCGCTCTATATCCTGAGCGCAGCCACCGTATTAATCCACCACGCGTCCGGCTCGAAAAAGCTCGGGAGCATCTCCAGATGGCTCCTCGTTCTGGGCCTCCTCGTCCATTCCGGGGGGCTAATCGAGCGCATCATATCAACGGGCCACGCACCGATGGCCTCCATGTACGAAACGCTCGTCTTTTTCAGCTGGACGACCGTCCTCGTGAGCGCAATCGTGATATTCAGGTACGACGAGCGGGAGACCGAGGTCATAACCCTGCCTGTAGCCGTCCTCGCCCTCGTATTCGCCCTCATGAACGAGAAGCCGGGCGGGCCGCTTACGCTGGTCCTCCGGACCGTCTGGTTCGAGACGCATGTCATATCCTCGTTCGCGGCCTACGCGCTATTTACGCTCGCCTTTTCCGGGGCGGTCATCTATCTCTGGAAGAAATGGAAGGGGATTCAGGCGGAGGACATAAAGAAGTTCCAGGAGATAGCCGCAAAGAGCATACTATGGGGCTTTTTCTTCTTCTCGGCCTCCATGTTCGCCGGGGCCGTGTGGGCGTATCTCGCCTGGGGCACCTACTGGCTCTGGGAGCCCAAGGTCATCTGGTCGTTCATAGTCTGGTTCTACTACGCCGGGGCCATGCACGCGTGGTACGTGAGGGAATGGCGCGGCGTGGGGCTCTCGATCGCGACGGTCCTCGGCTTCTTCGTCGTCCTTTTCACCTATCTTGGAGTATCGCTCCTCATGAAGAGCAGCCACAGCTTCTGA